The Maylandia zebra isolate NMK-2024a linkage group LG1, Mzebra_GT3a, whole genome shotgun sequence DNA segment CCCTGCTTAAGTGTCCTTGAGCACGGCGGTTTCGCACAACTAATAACCCCCCTAAATGCTTTAAAGGTGGGGCTGTAATTTCCTCTAATATCACTGTAAATGTCACATCCTTATAATTCAAACGAAGAAGTGCAGCGCACTCGGCGCTTGGCTTTCAGCACCGAGGACAGCGCCCGTACGCGTCTTTCTCAGCCAGTTGTGAAACCACATGTTATCTCAAAGCATGAATCTGAACTCCAGAAAGCTCAAAACAGAGCCAGCATCAAAGGCTCCCAAATACGACCGCGCGCGTGTTATGAATCAAACTTCTGCTCAATCCACCGGTGAAATTTACACGGAAGGCGGCTAAACGGCTACTTCACACTTTATCCCGGTGAATAAACGCCACCGCTCATCTGCAAGCTTCAAAACCCAACACCGGCCAAGGCTCAGGAGGgcaaaataacagcaacagTTAAATACGAGTTAAAGCGTGAAGCGAACAGTCTACTTTCACAGCCTCGTGTATCGCTGGCTCATCTGACTCACTTCCGAGACTatttgcagctgatcaaaaacTCAGCGGCACTTCACCAAACCGATAAACTGCGCTTACAGTCGGGTTAAGCGGGAGACTCACTTCCTACCTGAAGCTGTTTCTCTTCTTGAGCACACTTGTTTAATCCGCTCCCATAACACACtgcttgatttttgttttctccgCCGAAACTCATTGGCTTAGACTGGTGAGGAGGGAGTAGGCTCGGCTTGTAGGGATGGGGAGTGGAGAGAGTCCAGCTGCTGATGTAAGGGATGGGCTTTTCGTTGGGACTCGATTATTTTGAGTTCAGTTAGAAATCGAGTCCATAAAAGAAAGAGGTAGGGAAAAGAGGCTGTGGGAAAATGCTGGGATCTGGAAGCTCAAAACCTGAGGTGGAGGCGTGCGTAGATCTTGAGTGATTTAGTTAAATTCTTGTCTATAAACACAGACATAgcattattttcatgtttaacCCGCCTCCATAAGGTGTCGCTCATTTCTATCTGCTAATTCTCTGCTGCCTTTGTGGATTTTGGACCAGGATTTAGACAGATATGCCATTCAGATTGTTTTCCAACACAATACTACTGTTTATGACCAAATGTTCAACTAGTTATTACAGCAGCCTCCCCGCTCAGGATTAAGTTGCTTACTGAAGATTATGAGGATAGAAAGAGCAGGATGCACTGAAATATGTGCAAAAGAGAGGGGGAAAGACGCTTCTTTATGTAAGCTGAACTGCATGCagcatttgtgttttttctttattttctataCTGCAGTGGTAAAAATAATGTGGTTAGCATATGTGTAAGTGACCTCTGTGAGCTGAAGCTCAGGCTTCGGGCACATTAccggttttatttttctttctactcTTTGATGCTCTGTGATGTTATTGAGGGTTGACATCCTGAAAGTGGCCATTTCAGGCACACAGATCTGGCTTTCAGAACAGAAGCCCAATCCTCTTGCTTTTCTGTTTGGACAGGGGCTGACCGAAAGGGAAGGTGGCCTTAAGCATGTTTCAGACAGAGCATGAACTGATGGGCTGTAGCAAGGAAGAGTACATGAAATGAAAATTTTGGAGTCAGCAGTGAACACAATAGTGCCCCTTTCGCCATCCTCCTCTGCGTGTTTCCCATTTACGGGACCGTCTTTCAACAGAAACCATTCATTCTGCACTGAGATTTTATCCTTTTAGTAGTATTGTCAGGTTTTAAACAGACATACATAAAACTGCAAGAGGAAGTTCAAAAGAACTGCTCATCCAGCAGCAGCACATCGCAATCAAATCTCCGTGTGGAAGCTGCAGACAGCTAAAGACAGGTGACTTTTCTACCTTTgctaaatacacacatgcacccACAAGTAATAAACAATATGTGCTGAGTCCACGCACGCACAAATGCTCCAAGTCAAGTGTAAAGTTGCTTTCAGTAAAAATGACAATGAATTGATTCACAGAGTGGTTTTTCAATCACTTGACAGCTGTGTATGTTATATAATGTATTGTTTCTACACTGCGTCTATGCTTGGACCTTTTCACAGTCCACCCACAAATGTATTATTTTCCTGAATGTATTTCCAGATATTGCATAACATTCATACATGGCGCTGACAAAAAAACATCAGCTCTCGAGTTTCTGCAAAACAGCACTGAAGGCCGTGAGAGACAAAGCAGTTGacgaaaacagagaaaatgtaaGAACTCAAAGTAAGAGCTTAGTTCGAGCTGTCTGAAAGCAACTTGTGCAGCTGGCTGTTAGTCATTGTGGCAAAGTGAATGACAAAAGTAAAGTGTAGGCttcacattttaacattttattccaAAAGCTTTTTAAACCTCACGGTGCTAAAATGTCCTTCGGATACGTGGAACATTCTTTGCTTTCATTTGACTTGCGCCGCATTAAAATCTGGTCTTTATATCAAGAGGATGTGAGGCTTTGAGAGGCTTTCAAAGCAGATGGGCAGGTCAATAAAATCATTCCAGCAGCATGAGATGTAAAACATTTGGCTCCCTGCTTCTAATTAACTACTCTGCTGAGATGATCACCATGTTACTCAttcaaagtaaataaataaaaatgcacacGCATTGCTCTCAAGTTGATTTTACGTGTGAAGCACTTCAGACAAAAGAAGCCTGGATCAGCGGCCAGTGTTTAACGCGCGCACACTGGCTGCTTTCCGACAGAGGCAGATCTCTCCTGGAGTTTTCACCCTCACTGCCTCTTCTTCCATGGGTATTCAGAGGTGGTATTAAGCGTCTGCTTTGGGGCACACACCTGAGCCCTGTTATGCCACAGCTCCAAACAACGaccatctgctgctgctgtgtcgGTTGAGCACCTCACAGGACGTTCCCTGCGTTTACACATGGATTATCTATTCCGAGTCCCCCTGCTGCTTCTCCCCAGTCACATTCAGTGCTTGCCTTGGTGCTGCTGACCACATTGCATGTACAATAACCCAAATAGGAGGATCTCTACACATGGTCTGGTGcactcagattttttttttttagtctagTCAAGCTCCCTCAGTGCATTTGTGTAAAATTTTCCACCAGCAGCTCCACTGAGTGAAGGTATTTCTGTCCACAGGAAGGTTTTTAGAGGGTTTCAAAGACATTATTGATTCTAAAGTTTTCTTACCGGTGATGGAAGCTGCAATCTCCAGGCGTCATGTTTGACTCGTTTTAACACTGTGGTCAAAAAGGTTGCAGTTCCCCTTTTACAAAGGGTAAACCATAGAGAAGCTCACACTGCCGGATGCCCGGCCTCACTGACTGCAATTGGACGTTAAACAGTCAATGTGAGATGTTTTGTTGAGcagcaaaaaagaagaagacattCAGCTCATTCAGCTCTCCACGCTACAGTTATAGATTAAGGTGAGACAGGGATATGGATTTATTCTTTAAAAGTGTATCTGAGGTAGTGAGTGTGTGATTACTTGCTGAATAAAGGAGTTAAAGGGATTGTTAAAGTTGTTAAATGAATTTCTGTCCATCAACTAAAAACAAAGTCACTCATCTCTGGGCGGCTTTTTTATGATCTGGGGTACATTGACTTAACAATCTTCTCCTGCCCGGTGGCTGGGCCCTCTATCCTAATCCACAGGATGGGTAAAATGCAGGGAATGAGATTCCCGGCAGAAATCAATAAGAATATCTATATTTTGTTAAGCATTTAATGCAGCAttgtaaaacaggaaattcatCCCAGTGGCCATTAATGAGACACGGTGATAGTTGAATGTGTCCATCCTGATTAAATGACTGCACATAAATGGCAGATAAGCCATTTAGTTGGGGTAGCAATATTTctaaaggcttttttttctctgtgtatcGGTTATTTTGCAAAGCCCGATCATACGACTAACATGACCATCCATTTGAGCTCCTATCAGCCATATCAATCACCCCTGTCCAACCAACCTGACTGTCCACTTACCTTCATCAGCTGAATTATTTATGGACGTCCAGACCGCAGGACCACAGAGACACTCTAAGGAGACTCAAGGGCACGGAGTCCCCCACATCCTGCTTTTTTATTTCCAGCTTGTGTACGTTGACTTGCTGAGCATACAGAATCTTTGACACTTTCCTCACAGTGTAGTGAGTAATGCATTGGAGGCAGGAAATCTCACTCCATCAGCGAGATTTTGTGTTGTTCTGCTCCGGTGttgttttgtatatttattcatttcattttatcagaACACCCACAGaacacaaaatgcaaaatgtgcaGAGCCTCGGCTGTAATAGCAGGGCTTTACATAAGTCTTGGTTCATGCCTGCCAGATAAAAGTCGAGAACTTAACATTCAGCTTTGTTTTCCTGCAGTGGTTCAATGTAAAACTTTCcaactttctttctgtcttctaTTACCGTCCACCTCTCCTGACCTTCTTTCCGGGCTTTTGTTGATATCCACTCACCTTTGCATTGCCATGCTGTAAATAATATACAGGTCTTTTAATATTTTAGCAATCAGTTTTTTCAGAGGATCTTCCTGGCTTAAACCCTGCTTTAAacttgagttttgttttgtttttgggccacattaagaaaaaactGAAGGATTTAACTGGAGTATTTCCCACTCCTGAGTTACTGATACGCTGATTAAGAGTATTAAATTATCAAGTTTGACACATTACAAAAGATAATATTAATTTAGAACTACTCGATTTATTTGAAGTCCGCATCAATGATCTACATGTTGTACCTACAGTGCCCCCTACTGTTGTAAATGCGTCAGTTATACACGCTGAACCAAATTTAGAGCAAGTTCACAGCTGCTGCACTACAGACAGATGTGTCCCAGTGTTGTACTGGGGACTGGTCTCTCAACTTTTAACCCCACCAATCTACTCTGCAGCTGACCAGGACTCATAAATGTAatacaaaaagtaaaataattgAACTTTGACACAAGTCACAGATGTGAATTAAATGCCGTGTGGGCTGTTTTTAGTATCCACATATCTGACTGCCATCCAAAGCACCTGCTGGATTAAGACCCTATCAACATGTTTTTGGATTAACTCGTGTTTTCATAGATGTTTGAATCTTAGTGCCCAAACTGGGTTTCTTTCTCCTCTCATTATAATGCAAAAACTTGGAATATATTCAGATCCAGCATATTGTCACGTATCAGACAGCAGTCGTAACCCAACAGCTATTTTAAACTGATTTTATACTATGAAATGGACTGCCGTGAAGACATCCTCCAAGGTtctgacattttttaaatatttgattaGAATACATTTATCTACCGAGTTCTTCCTTCACTCGTGCTCTCCAAGCACCTCTCCAGGTTTTATGAAATGCAACCTGGTGGTGTTCGTGTGTAATGTTGCTGACAGAAGCGCACGACTTGGCTCTCTCCCTGACGAAGAAATACAATTTTGCCAGCTTATCTATGATTAGCTCGTGAAAACTGCCATCTGTCAATCTAAATGAGATTCATGACATTCACACCTTACTCtttttaaacactttatttTGCAAAGTTCCATAGTGACTATTTTCACTTCTTCTTCTCCACGTCCTGCTCAGCAGCCTCTTTGGCTCTCTTGGCACGAATGCCGAATAGACGAGCATTAGCGCGAGCCATACGCAGGCTGGCGAAAGCCTTGAAGTTCTTCTCATCCTCGGAGATAACCCTGGCCTTCTCCTTCTTGTGCAcctaaagaagaaaaacaaaatgagggTTAAGACACACACCGAATACTGCAAAATGAGGGTTTTCTCCAAATCCAAAAGCCTGAGTCTAATTTTGAGAATTTAACATTTTGTGAAAATCAGTTCAGCTTTCtagctgattttttatttttgtgaacagcagtcaTCAGAAAAAGGGTTCAAGTGTTTCATCAAAGAAATACAGAGATTCCGGAGATTTGTCATCATCTGACTGCTGTAATGCAAAATGTTCAGACGGTTAATGCATCTTTTATCAGTCATTACTTCTGTAATACTGGTCCAGGTAAAACTGGCCAATAACGTCAGTGaaaacaaattatcatcagCCGTCTTAATCCTCATCTATAAACAGATACACAGGGTAACCTTGCAGGAGCTGTCACTTACAGTTCTGATGGGCATGACTGGACCAGTGAGCTGAGTGGCCATCTTGAGTTCCTCCTCCTGAAATGACAAAacagttaaatatttttaaagggAACAGACAGCAAGACTTTTCACTAGGGCATCAAATAAATGCTTATTAAGACCGTCTGGTTTGATTTCAATCACCCCAATGGGAATTGTACTTATATATTCACATTTAAAGGTGGCAGAATGTGGGAGTGCAGCTCATCTCcagcagtcagcctggaattaTTATACTGATGCACGGCTGATTCGGCATGTTTTAATAATGATCTAACAGAAACCTTGAATTTCATCAGTACGCTTCATTTTCCAAGCTTAACGGAATTTCATAATTAGCAGACGTGTCCCCAGGTTACCTAGGTAACCTTAAATCCCATGGAGTCTAAAGGAAGCAGCCGAAAAGGTATTCAAATATCAAATTATCCTTAACACATAAAAAACTGCTGTAGTCTCTATAATCTCTTCTGCGTCTTATTTTAAAGGCATGTGCAAGTCTTATTTTAGccatttttttaatacattaaaattattttttaagtaattttaAATAAGGAAATGATACATTCACACCAAAGAGGGCTTCCaaaactgtgctttttcagtttcTATATACAGCCAACTCCTACTGGTCACATGCTTCAacacttgtttttttcccctcaggaAAATgagccaaacaaacaaaaagtaaatTAATAACAAGGAGAAACACCAAAGTCTAATCTTTGTGTGCCATGTGAAAACTTACAGTGCTGTCTCCCTTCTTGGGGGCAGAAGCCTTCCTAGGGAACAGGATGAGCTTGGAGCGGTACTCCTTCAGGCGCTGCACATTGGCCTGAAGAGattctgtggatctgttgcgGCGGCGAGGGTCCACTGAGATGCCAATGGTGCGGGCCGTCTTTTTGTGGATGCCAGCCGCCTGCGGGAACATTAGCACAGGAGGACTTGATCGTTTACAATTCTGATTTTGATCACGTGCCCTGTACATGATAAAACACTGATGTCAAGCTGTCAGCATAAAATCGCTTCCTTTTCAAATAACAAATCTCAGCATTCAGAAAATGCGTTCAACGTATTCATCAAGCAAATGCAGCAGGTCCAGAGATTTGTCATAATCTGAACTGCTGTGATGCAAAACAAAGTGGTTGTTACATTCCTGAACACGTCTGCCATCAATGGTTAACGCGCTTGCTGGAGACATTTTATAGTTCCATGGGATACAGGGTCACTTGCAAAAACAAGATCACTTACtagctagggctgccacaaacgattattttgatagtcgactagtcaccgattatttttgcgattagtcgactaatcagatcatcatccactaaacgtaaaactacagcttatataactatcattagcttacagctttaagcttttaaggtgctaactaaaaataaagacaagatgatagtttattcaattttaatgaaatttgcagattgtttcggtaaagtttaataaactccttgctatctaaaatataacaggacaccggggtatattctccagcatctcacacttctgataatcagctgtctgcttgacatttattcagctgtgtaaaaactataactttaatctcagccaaaccgatttactcaggaacaaataaaatactaaaaaaaaaaaaaagccaaacaacaacatttttaatttatctaagtgactcatatatatttaacctgagtcgcgaaagacggcggtgggtt contains these protein-coding regions:
- the rpl13 gene encoding large ribosomal subunit protein eL13, whose translation is MAPSRNGMILNPHFHKDWQKRVRTWFNQPARKIRRRKARQAKARRIAPRPVAGPLRPQVRCPTIRYHTKVRSGRGFTLEELKAAGIHKKTARTIGISVDPRRRNRSTESLQANVQRLKEYRSKLILFPRKASAPKKGDSTEEELKMATQLTGPVMPIRTVHKKEKARVISEDEKNFKAFASLRMARANARLFGIRAKRAKEAAEQDVEKKK